The following are encoded together in the Citrobacter arsenatis genome:
- the rplM gene encoding 50S ribosomal protein L13, with the protein MKTFTAKPETVKRDWYVVDATGKTLGRLASELALRLRGKHKAEYTPHVDTGDYIIVLNADKVAVTGNKRTDKVYYHHTGHIGGIKQATFEEMIARRPERVLEIAVKGMLPKGPLGRAMFRKLKVYAGNEHNHAAQQPQVLDI; encoded by the coding sequence ATGAAAACTTTTACAGCTAAACCAGAAACCGTAAAACGCGACTGGTATGTTGTTGACGCGACCGGTAAAACTCTGGGCCGTCTGGCTTCCGAACTGGCTCTGCGCCTGCGCGGTAAGCACAAAGCGGAATACACTCCGCACGTAGATACCGGTGATTACATCATCGTTCTGAACGCTGACAAAGTTGCTGTAACCGGCAACAAGCGTACTGACAAAGTGTACTATCACCACACCGGCCACATCGGTGGTATCAAACAAGCGACCTTTGAAGAGATGATTGCTCGCCGTCCTGAGCGTGTGCTTGAAATCGCGGTTAAAGGCATGCTGCCAAAAGGCCCGCTGGGTCGTGCTATGTTCCGTAAACTGAAAGTTTACGCTGGCAACGAGCACAACCACGCGGCACAGCAACCGCAAGTTCTTGACATCTAA
- the zapE gene encoding cell division protein ZapE: MQSLSPTSRYQQALKDGSHQPDNVQLEAVNRLETIFQALTTPTRPAPQESGLMARFGKLLGKQRESPINAPVRGLYMWGGVGRGKTWLMDLFYHSLPGERKQRLHFHRFMLRVHEELTALQGQSDPLEIIADRFKAETDVLCFDEFFVSDITDAMLLGGLMKALFARGITLVATSNIPPDELYRNGLQRTRFLPAIDAIKQHCDIMNVDAGVDYRLRTLTQAHLWLSPLNEETRQQMDKLWLALAGTTGEHAPTLEINHRPMPTLAVENQTLAVSFTTLCVDARSQHDYIALSRLFHTVLLFDVPVMTALMESEARRFIALVDEFYERHVKLVVSAATPLYEIYQGERLKFEFQRCLSRLQEMQSEEYLKREHLAG, from the coding sequence ATGCAAAGCCTTTCCCCGACATCGCGTTACCAGCAAGCCCTCAAAGACGGCAGTCATCAACCCGACAACGTACAACTTGAAGCCGTGAATCGACTGGAAACAATTTTCCAGGCGCTTACGACGCCGACACGTCCTGCACCGCAGGAGAGCGGACTGATGGCGCGTTTTGGCAAATTGCTGGGTAAGCAGCGTGAGTCACCGATCAACGCGCCGGTGCGTGGTTTGTATATGTGGGGCGGGGTTGGGCGTGGAAAAACCTGGTTGATGGATCTGTTCTACCATAGCCTGCCGGGCGAACGTAAACAGCGTTTGCACTTCCACCGTTTTATGCTGCGCGTCCATGAAGAGCTTACAGCCTTACAGGGGCAGAGCGATCCGCTGGAAATCATTGCCGACCGTTTTAAAGCCGAAACCGACGTGCTGTGCTTTGACGAATTTTTTGTTTCCGATATCACCGATGCCATGCTGCTCGGCGGCCTGATGAAGGCGCTGTTTGCCCGTGGTATTACGCTGGTGGCGACCTCCAATATTCCGCCAGACGAGCTGTATCGTAACGGTTTGCAACGCACGCGTTTTCTTCCTGCTATTGATGCCATCAAACAGCATTGCGACATCATGAATGTCGACGCTGGCGTCGATTATCGTCTGCGCACCTTAACGCAGGCGCATTTGTGGTTGTCGCCACTGAATGAGGAAACCCGCCAGCAGATGGATAAGCTGTGGCTGGCATTAGCGGGAACCACAGGTGAACATGCGCCGACGTTGGAGATCAATCATCGCCCGATGCCGACGCTGGCCGTAGAAAACCAAACGCTGGCGGTGTCGTTCACCACCCTTTGCGTCGATGCCCGTAGTCAGCATGACTACATTGCGCTGTCGCGTCTGTTTCACACGGTGCTGCTGTTTGATGTGCCGGTCATGACGGCGCTGATGGAAAGCGAAGCGCGGCGCTTTATCGCGCTGGTGGATGAGTTCTACGAGCGCCACGTCAAGCTGGTGGTCAGCGCGGCAACACCGCTCTATGAAATTTATCAGGGCGAGCGCCTGAAGTTTGAATTTCAGCGTTGTTTGTCGCGTTTGCAGGAGATGCAAAGCGAGGAGTATCTGAAGCGGGAACATTTAGCCGGTTAA
- the zapG gene encoding Z-ring associated protein ZapG yields the protein MTWEYALIGLVVGIIIGAVAMRFGNRKLRQQQALQYELEKNKAELEEYREELVSHFARSAELLDNMADDYRQIYQHMAKSSSNLLPGMSPENNPFRNRLAESEAGNDQAPVQMPRDYSEGASGLLRSGAKRD from the coding sequence ATGACCTGGGAATATGCGCTAATTGGGTTAGTCGTCGGTATCATTATTGGTGCTGTAGCCATGCGTTTTGGTAATCGTAAATTACGCCAACAGCAGGCATTGCAGTACGAACTGGAAAAAAATAAAGCTGAGCTGGAAGAGTACCGCGAAGAGCTGGTGAGCCACTTTGCCCGCAGCGCTGAATTACTGGATAACATGGCGGATGATTATCGTCAGATCTACCAGCATATGGCGAAAAGCTCCAGCAACCTGCTGCCGGGGATGTCTCCGGAAAACAACCCGTTCCGTAATCGTCTGGCAGAGTCCGAAGCTGGCAACGACCAGGCGCCGGTTCAGATGCCACGTGACTACTCTGAAGGGGCATCTGGCCTGCTGCGTAGTGGCGCAAAGCGCGACTAA
- the degQ gene encoding serine endoprotease DegQ yields the protein MKKQTQLLSALALSVGLTLSAPFPAAASIPGQVPGQAALPSLAPMLEKVLPAVVSVRVEGTATQGQKVPEEFKKFFGDELPDQPSQPFEGLGSGVIIDAAKGYVLTNNHVINQAQKISIQLNDGREFDAKLIGSDDQSDIALLQIQHPSNLTQIAIADSDKLRVGDFAVAVGNPFGLGQTATSGIVSALGRSGLNLEGLENFIQTDASINRGNSGGALLNLNGELIGINTAILAPGGGSIGIGFAIPSNMARTLAQQLMQFGEIKRGLLGIKGTEMTSDIAKAFKLDVQRGAFVSEVLPNSGSAKAGVKSGDVITSLNGKPLNSFAELRSRIATTEPGTKVKLGLLRNGKPLEVEVTLDTSTSSSASAEMIAPALQGATLSDGQLKDGTKGIKIDNVEKSSPAAQAGLHKDDVIIGVNRDRVNSIAEMRKVLEAKPAIIALQVVRGNESIYLLLR from the coding sequence ATGAAAAAACAAACCCAGCTGTTGAGTGCATTAGCGTTAAGTGTCGGGTTAACTCTCTCGGCGCCATTCCCAGCCGCAGCGTCGATTCCCGGCCAGGTTCCCGGTCAGGCGGCGCTCCCCAGTCTCGCCCCAATGCTGGAGAAAGTGTTACCTGCCGTGGTGAGCGTAAGGGTCGAAGGCACCGCCACCCAGGGGCAGAAAGTCCCGGAAGAGTTCAAAAAATTTTTTGGTGATGAACTTCCCGATCAACCTTCACAACCTTTTGAAGGGCTGGGTTCAGGGGTCATTATTGATGCCGCCAAAGGCTACGTCCTGACCAATAACCACGTCATTAACCAAGCGCAGAAAATCAGCATTCAGCTTAATGATGGCCGTGAGTTCGACGCTAAGCTCATCGGCAGCGACGATCAGAGCGATATCGCTCTGCTGCAAATTCAACACCCCAGCAACCTGACGCAAATAGCCATTGCCGACTCCGACAAACTCCGCGTGGGTGATTTTGCTGTAGCCGTGGGTAACCCGTTTGGTTTGGGGCAAACAGCCACCTCCGGCATCGTATCGGCGTTGGGCCGCAGCGGGTTGAACCTGGAAGGTCTGGAAAACTTTATTCAGACTGACGCCTCCATCAACCGGGGCAACTCCGGTGGCGCGCTGCTTAACCTCAACGGTGAGCTGATTGGTATTAACACCGCGATTCTAGCCCCCGGCGGCGGTAGCATTGGTATTGGCTTTGCAATCCCGAGCAACATGGCGCGCACGCTGGCACAACAGCTGATGCAGTTTGGTGAAATTAAACGTGGCCTGTTGGGCATTAAAGGCACCGAAATGACCTCCGACATTGCCAAAGCGTTCAAACTGGACGTACAGCGCGGCGCATTTGTCAGCGAGGTTCTGCCTAACTCTGGTTCCGCGAAAGCGGGAGTGAAGTCCGGTGACGTCATTACCAGCCTCAACGGTAAACCGCTTAACAGCTTTGCCGAACTGCGTTCACGCATTGCCACAACCGAACCTGGGACCAAAGTCAAACTGGGCCTGCTGCGTAATGGTAAACCGCTGGAGGTGGAAGTCACCCTGGATACCAGTACGTCATCATCCGCCAGCGCCGAGATGATTGCGCCTGCGCTGCAAGGCGCCACGCTTAGCGATGGTCAGTTAAAAGACGGCACCAAAGGCATCAAAATTGATAACGTTGAAAAAAGTAGCCCAGCCGCACAGGCCGGTCTGCATAAAGATGACGTTATCATTGGCGTTAACCGCGATCGTGTGAATTCGATCGCCGAAATGCGCAAAGTGCTGGAAGCAAAACCGGCAATCATTGCTCTGCAGGTGGTTCGCGGAAACGAAAGTATTTACCTGCTCCTGCGTTAA
- the degS gene encoding outer membrane-stress sensor serine endopeptidase DegS — protein sequence MFVKLLRSVAIGLIVGAILLAAMPSLRKINTLTAPQFDSADETPASYNPAVRRAAPAVVNVYNRSMNSTAHNQLEIRTLGSGVIMDQRGYIITNKHVINDADQIIVALQDGRVFEALLVGSDTLTDLAVLKINATGGLPTIPINNKRIPHIGDVVLAIGNPYNLGQTITQGIISATGRIGLNPTGRQNFLQTDASINHGNSGGALVNSLGELMGINTLSFDKSNDGETPEGIGFAIPFQLATKIMDKLIRDGRVIRGYIGISGREIAPLHAQGGGMDQIQGIVVNEVSPDGPAAQAGIQVNDLIISVNNKPAVSALETMDQVAEIRPGSVISVVVMRDDKQLTLQVTIQEYPATN from the coding sequence ATGTTTGTGAAGCTTTTACGTTCGGTCGCGATTGGTTTAATCGTTGGCGCCATTCTGCTGGCCGCGATGCCCTCTTTGCGAAAAATAAATACGCTTACCGCGCCACAGTTCGACAGTGCAGATGAAACACCTGCCAGCTATAACCCAGCGGTTCGCCGCGCCGCGCCTGCCGTCGTTAACGTTTATAACCGCAGTATGAACAGCACAGCGCATAACCAGCTTGAGATCCGCACGCTTGGCTCCGGCGTTATCATGGATCAGCGCGGCTATATCATTACCAATAAGCACGTCATTAATGATGCCGACCAAATCATCGTCGCATTGCAGGATGGGCGTGTATTTGAAGCGCTGCTTGTAGGCTCTGATACATTAACCGACCTTGCGGTGCTGAAAATCAACGCCACTGGCGGACTGCCGACAATTCCAATTAATAACAAACGCATACCACACATCGGTGATGTCGTTCTCGCCATTGGTAACCCGTACAACCTTGGGCAAACCATTACTCAGGGGATTATTAGCGCCACCGGTCGTATTGGCCTGAACCCGACTGGGCGGCAAAACTTCCTGCAAACGGATGCCTCCATCAACCACGGCAACTCCGGCGGTGCGCTGGTTAACTCGCTGGGCGAGTTAATGGGTATTAACACGCTGTCCTTTGATAAGAGTAACGATGGCGAAACGCCGGAAGGGATCGGCTTTGCCATTCCGTTCCAGTTGGCAACCAAAATCATGGATAAGCTGATTCGTGACGGGCGCGTGATTCGTGGTTACATCGGCATCAGCGGTCGCGAAATTGCGCCACTGCACGCTCAGGGCGGCGGGATGGATCAAATTCAGGGGATTGTGGTTAATGAAGTGTCGCCGGACGGTCCGGCTGCACAGGCAGGCATTCAGGTTAACGATCTGATTATCTCAGTCAATAACAAACCGGCGGTATCTGCGCTGGAAACAATGGACCAGGTGGCAGAGATTCGTCCAGGTTCAGTTATCTCCGTCGTCGTGATGCGTGATGACAAACAGTTGACGCTGCAGGTAACGATCCAGGAATACCCGGCCACCAATTAA
- the mdh gene encoding malate dehydrogenase, whose product MKVAVLGAAGGIGQALALLLKTQLPSGSELSLYDIAPVTPGVAVDLSHIPTAVKIKGFSGEDATPALEGADVVLISAGVARKPGMDRSDLFNVNAGIVKNLVQQVAKTCPKACIGIITNPVNTTVAIAAEVLKKAGVYDKNKLFGVTTLDIIRSNTFVAELKGKQPGDVEVPVIGGHSGVTILPLLSQIPGVSFTEQEAADLTKRIQNAGTEVVEAKAGGGSATLSMGQAAARFGLSLVRALSGEKGVVECAYVEGDGQYARFFSQPLLLGKNGVEERQSIGKLSAFEQAALEGMLDTLKKDITLGEEFVK is encoded by the coding sequence ATGAAAGTTGCAGTCCTCGGCGCTGCTGGTGGTATCGGTCAGGCGCTAGCATTACTGTTAAAAACCCAACTGCCTTCAGGTTCAGAACTCTCCCTGTACGACATCGCTCCAGTAACGCCTGGTGTGGCCGTTGATTTGAGCCATATCCCTACTGCTGTGAAAATCAAAGGTTTCAGCGGCGAAGACGCTACCCCTGCACTGGAAGGTGCTGATGTGGTACTGATCTCTGCGGGTGTCGCACGTAAACCGGGTATGGATCGTTCCGACCTGTTCAACGTCAACGCCGGTATCGTGAAGAATCTGGTGCAGCAGGTTGCTAAAACCTGCCCGAAAGCGTGTATCGGTATCATCACCAACCCGGTGAACACGACCGTCGCTATCGCTGCAGAAGTGCTGAAAAAAGCAGGCGTATACGATAAGAACAAACTGTTTGGCGTGACCACGCTGGACATCATCCGCTCCAACACCTTTGTGGCGGAACTGAAAGGCAAGCAGCCTGGCGACGTTGAAGTCCCGGTTATTGGCGGCCACTCTGGCGTGACCATTCTGCCGCTGCTGTCACAAATTCCTGGCGTAAGCTTCACCGAGCAAGAAGCGGCTGACCTGACCAAACGTATCCAGAATGCGGGTACTGAAGTTGTGGAAGCTAAAGCCGGTGGCGGATCTGCAACCCTGTCTATGGGTCAGGCCGCAGCACGTTTCGGTCTGTCACTGGTTCGCGCACTGAGCGGCGAAAAAGGTGTAGTTGAATGTGCTTACGTTGAAGGCGACGGTCAGTATGCTCGCTTCTTCTCTCAGCCGCTGCTGCTGGGCAAAAACGGCGTAGAAGAGCGTCAGTCTATCGGCAAACTGAGCGCGTTCGAACAAGCTGCGCTGGAAGGTATGCTGGATACGCTGAAGAAAGATATTACTCTGGGCGAAGAGTTCGTTAAGTAA
- the argR gene encoding transcriptional regulator ArgR, translating into MRSSAKQEELVKAFKALLKEEKFSSQGEIVLALQDQGFDNINQSKVSRMLTKFGAVRTRNAKMEMVYCLPAELGVPTTSSPLKNLVLDIDYNDAVVVIHTSPGAAQLIARLLDSLGKAEGILGTIAGDDTIFTTPAKGFTVKDLYEAILELFEQEL; encoded by the coding sequence ATGCGAAGCTCGGCAAAACAAGAAGAATTAGTAAAGGCGTTTAAAGCGCTGCTTAAAGAAGAAAAGTTCAGCTCTCAGGGCGAAATCGTCCTCGCGTTGCAGGATCAGGGCTTTGATAATATCAATCAGTCCAAGGTTTCTCGCATGCTGACCAAGTTTGGCGCCGTGCGTACCCGCAATGCGAAAATGGAAATGGTGTACTGCCTGCCGGCAGAGTTAGGCGTACCGACAACCTCCAGTCCGCTGAAAAATCTGGTACTGGATATCGACTACAACGATGCGGTTGTGGTTATCCATACCAGCCCGGGCGCTGCTCAGTTGATTGCACGTCTGCTGGACTCATTGGGGAAAGCGGAAGGTATTCTGGGGACGATTGCCGGTGACGATACCATCTTCACCACCCCAGCGAAGGGTTTTACGGTAAAAGATTTGTACGAAGCCATTCTGGAACTGTTCGAACAAGAGCTATAG
- the yhcN gene encoding peroxide/acid stress response protein YhcN has translation MKIKTTIATLSLLSVLSFGASAAVTQVNSQEAQNLQSMGSISVSQIGSSPMDMRQAIAAKAEKAGASSYRVTELREGAHWHATAELYK, from the coding sequence ATGAAAATCAAAACTACTATTGCAACCTTAAGCCTTCTTTCTGTTCTCTCTTTCGGCGCAAGCGCCGCGGTTACTCAGGTGAACTCACAAGAAGCACAGAACCTGCAATCCATGGGTAGCATCTCCGTGTCTCAGATCGGTAGTTCACCAATGGACATGCGTCAGGCCATCGCCGCTAAAGCTGAAAAAGCGGGTGCCAGCAGCTATCGCGTCACCGAACTCCGTGAAGGCGCTCACTGGCACGCAACTGCAGAACTCTACAAATAA
- a CDS encoding barstar family protein → MNIYTFDFDEIEDQGDFYREFTRTFGLAREKVVDLDSLWEVVIGEVLPLPLEIEFVHLPDKLRRRYGALILLFDEAEEELEGQLRFNVRHST, encoded by the coding sequence ATGAACATCTATACATTTGATTTTGACGAGATAGAAGACCAGGGTGATTTCTATCGCGAGTTTACGCGCACGTTCGGTCTCGCCCGGGAAAAGGTGGTTGATTTAGATTCTCTGTGGGAGGTGGTTATCGGGGAGGTTTTACCGTTGCCGCTGGAGATTGAATTTGTCCATTTACCGGACAAGCTGCGTAGACGATACGGCGCGCTGATTTTACTGTTCGATGAAGCGGAAGAAGAGCTGGAAGGACAGCTGCGTTTTAACGTTCGTCACTCAACGTAA
- the aaeB gene encoding p-hydroxybenzoic acid efflux pump subunit AaeB codes for MGIFSIANQHIRFAVKLACAIVLALFVGFHFQLETPRWAVLTAAIVAAGPAFAAGGEPYSGAIRYRGMLRIVGTFIGCIAALIIIISMIRAPLLMILVCCIWAGFCTWISSLVKIENSYAWGLSGYTALIIVITIQAEPLLTPQFALERCSEIVMGIVCAIVADLLFSPRSVKQEIDVELDSLLVAQYQLMQLCIKHGDSEEVDKAWGDLVRRTAALEGMRSNLNMESSRWVRANRRLKALNTLSLTLITQSCETYLIQNTRPELITDTFRELFDTPVETVQDVHKQLKRMRRVIVWTGERETPVTIYSWAGAATRYLLLKRGVVSNTKISATEEEILQGEPVVKVESAERHHAMVNFWRTTLSCVLGTLFWLWTGWTSGSGAMVMIAVVTSLAMRLPNPRMVAIDFIYGTLAALPLGALYFLVIIPNTQQSMLLLCLSLAVLGFFLGIEVQKRRLGSMGALASTINIIVLDNPMTFHFSQFLDSALGQIVGCVLAFIVIMLVRDNSRDRTGRVLLNQFVSAAVSAMTTNVIRRKENHLPALYQQLFLLMNKFPGDLAKFRLALTMIIAHQRLRDAPVPVNEDLSAFHRQLRRTADRVISAGNDDKRRRYFSQLLEELEIYQEKLIIWQAPPQVTEPVKRLSGMLHKYQHALVSN; via the coding sequence ATGGGTATTTTCTCCATTGCCAACCAGCATATCCGCTTTGCGGTAAAACTGGCGTGCGCGATTGTACTGGCGCTGTTCGTTGGCTTTCACTTCCAACTTGAGACGCCGCGCTGGGCGGTGCTGACCGCCGCCATTGTAGCGGCAGGCCCAGCCTTTGCCGCCGGCGGAGAACCTTATTCTGGTGCTATCCGCTATCGCGGTATGCTGCGTATTGTCGGGACATTCATCGGCTGTATTGCCGCACTGATCATTATTATCAGCATGATCCGCGCTCCGTTATTGATGATCCTGGTGTGTTGTATCTGGGCCGGTTTTTGTACCTGGATCTCGTCGTTAGTGAAGATCGAAAACTCCTACGCATGGGGGCTTTCGGGCTATACGGCGCTGATCATCGTCATTACCATCCAGGCTGAACCGCTGCTGACACCACAATTTGCGCTCGAACGTTGTAGTGAAATTGTGATGGGGATTGTCTGCGCCATTGTGGCCGATCTGCTCTTTTCGCCCCGTTCGGTGAAACAGGAGATTGATGTCGAACTGGACAGTCTGCTGGTGGCGCAGTATCAGCTTATGCAACTGTGCATTAAGCATGGCGACAGTGAGGAAGTGGACAAAGCCTGGGGCGATTTAGTCCGGCGTACGGCGGCGTTGGAAGGTATGCGCAGTAACCTGAACATGGAGTCCTCACGCTGGGTGCGCGCTAACCGCAGACTCAAAGCATTGAACACATTGTCGCTTACGCTCATCACCCAGTCCTGCGAAACCTATCTTATTCAGAACACCCGACCGGAACTGATTACCGACACCTTCCGCGAGTTGTTCGATACGCCGGTTGAAACGGTGCAGGATGTCCATAAACAGCTGAAGCGGATGCGTCGGGTGATTGTCTGGACCGGCGAGCGCGAAACGCCGGTCACGATATACAGCTGGGCGGGGGCCGCAACGCGCTACCTGCTGCTCAAACGCGGTGTGGTGAGTAATACCAAGATTAGCGCTACGGAAGAAGAGATCCTGCAAGGCGAACCGGTGGTGAAAGTGGAGTCTGCCGAGCGCCATCATGCGATGGTCAACTTCTGGCGCACCACGCTTTCCTGTGTGCTGGGAACCTTATTCTGGCTGTGGACCGGCTGGACCTCCGGCAGTGGTGCAATGGTGATGATTGCGGTTGTTACCTCGCTGGCAATGCGTTTGCCCAACCCTCGTATGGTGGCGATAGACTTTATTTACGGTACGTTGGCGGCGTTACCGCTGGGGGCGCTCTATTTCCTGGTGATCATCCCCAATACGCAGCAAAGTATGTTGTTACTGTGCCTGAGCCTGGCGGTGCTGGGGTTCTTTCTGGGGATTGAGGTACAGAAACGACGGTTGGGATCGATGGGGGCGCTGGCCAGTACCATCAATATCATCGTGCTGGATAACCCAATGACCTTCCACTTTAGCCAGTTTCTTGACAGTGCGCTGGGGCAGATTGTTGGCTGCGTGCTGGCATTTATCGTCATTATGTTGGTGCGCGATAACTCTCGTGACAGGACGGGTCGTGTGTTGCTCAACCAGTTTGTCTCGGCGGCGGTTTCAGCGATGACTACCAACGTGATACGTCGTAAAGAAAACCACCTCCCGGCGCTTTATCAGCAGCTGTTTTTGCTGATGAACAAATTTCCTGGCGACCTGGCGAAGTTTCGCCTGGCGCTGACAATGATCATCGCACATCAGCGCCTGCGTGATGCGCCGGTACCAGTGAACGAGGATTTATCCGCATTCCACCGCCAGCTTCGTCGCACTGCAGATCGCGTGATTTCCGCAGGAAACGACGACAAGCGTCGACGCTATTTTAGCCAGTTGCTGGAGGAGCTTGAGATCTACCAGGAGAAATTAATCATCTGGCAAGCGCCACCGCAGGTTACCGAGCCGGTAAAACGGCTCAGTGGGATGCTGCATAAATACCAGCATGCGCTGGTCAGTAATTGA
- the aaeA gene encoding p-hydroxybenzoic acid efflux pump subunit AaeA: MKTLTRKISRTAMTLVLVILAFIAIFRAWVFYTESPWTRDARFSADVVAIAPDVAGLITNVNIHDNQLVKKDQILFTIDQPRYKKALEQAEADVSYYQVLAQEKRQEAGRRNRLGVQAMSREEIDQSNNVLQTVLHQLAKAQATRDLAKLDLERTVIRAPADGWVTNLNVYSGEFITRGSTAVALVKQHSFYVLAYMEETKLEGVRPGYRAEITPLGSNNVLKGTVDSVAAGVTNASSTRDAKGMATIDSNLEWVRLAQRVPVRIRLDEQQGTLWPAGTTATVVITGKQDRDASQESFFRKMAHRLREFG; this comes from the coding sequence GTGAAAACACTAACAAGAAAAATCTCCCGTACGGCCATGACTCTCGTACTGGTCATTCTGGCCTTCATCGCTATTTTCCGCGCATGGGTGTTCTACACCGAATCGCCGTGGACGCGTGACGCCCGATTCAGCGCCGATGTCGTCGCCATTGCACCTGACGTGGCGGGTCTTATTACCAACGTTAACATCCATGATAACCAACTGGTGAAAAAGGATCAGATCCTGTTCACCATCGATCAGCCACGCTATAAAAAAGCCCTCGAGCAGGCTGAAGCTGACGTTTCTTATTACCAGGTTCTGGCGCAAGAAAAACGCCAGGAGGCCGGTCGTCGTAATCGACTGGGCGTGCAGGCCATGTCTCGCGAAGAGATAGACCAATCAAACAACGTTTTGCAAACCGTATTACACCAGCTTGCGAAGGCGCAGGCGACTCGCGACCTGGCAAAATTAGATCTGGAACGTACCGTCATTCGCGCGCCAGCAGATGGCTGGGTGACTAACCTGAACGTCTATAGCGGCGAATTTATTACCCGTGGCTCCACGGCGGTGGCGTTAGTAAAACAGCATTCTTTCTATGTGCTGGCCTATATGGAAGAGACCAAACTGGAAGGCGTTCGACCTGGGTATCGCGCTGAGATTACGCCGCTTGGCAGTAATAATGTGCTGAAGGGCACTGTCGATAGCGTGGCGGCTGGCGTAACAAATGCCAGCAGTACGCGAGACGCAAAGGGTATGGCGACCATTGATTCCAATCTTGAGTGGGTGCGTCTGGCACAGCGTGTGCCGGTGCGAATTCGTCTTGATGAGCAGCAGGGAACCCTGTGGCCTGCCGGGACTACGGCGACTGTCGTCATTACCGGCAAGCAGGATCGCGATGCAAGCCAGGAATCCTTCTTCCGTAAAATGGCGCACCGCCTGCGCGAGTTTGGTTAA
- the aaeX gene encoding p-hydroxybenzoic acid efflux pump operon protein AaeX — protein sequence MSLFPVIVVFGLSFPPIFFELLLSLAIFWLVRRVLVPTGIYDFVWHPALFNTALYCCLFYLITRLFV from the coding sequence ATGAGTCTGTTTCCCGTTATCGTGGTGTTTGGTCTGTCCTTCCCACCGATTTTTTTCGAATTACTTTTGTCACTGGCGATTTTCTGGCTGGTGCGCCGGGTACTGGTTCCGACTGGCATCTATGATTTTGTCTGGCATCCGGCTCTGTTTAACACTGCGCTGTATTGCTGTCTGTTCTATTTAATAACGCGCCTGTTCGTTTGA
- the aaeR gene encoding HTH-type transcriptional activator AaeR, protein MERLKRMSVFAKVVELGSFTAAARQLQMSVSSISQTVSKLEDELQVKLLNRSTRSIGLTEAGKIYYQGCRRMLHEAQDVHEQLYAFNNTPIGTLRIGCSSTMAQNVLAGLTATMLKEYPGLTVNLVTGIPAPDLIADGLDVVIRVGALQDSSLFSRRLGAMPMVVCAAKSYLAQFGVPEKPADLSNHSWLEYSVRPDNEFELIAPEGISTRLIPEGRFVTNDPMTLVRWLAAGAGIAYVPLMWVINEINRGEVEILLPRYQSDPRPVYALYTEKDKLPLKVQVVINYLTDYFVDVGQLFQGMYGRGKEKG, encoded by the coding sequence ATGGAACGATTAAAACGTATGTCGGTGTTCGCCAAAGTTGTCGAACTGGGCTCCTTCACCGCCGCAGCAAGACAGCTACAAATGAGCGTTTCATCGATAAGCCAGACGGTCTCTAAACTGGAAGATGAGCTGCAGGTCAAGCTGCTAAACCGCAGTACACGCAGCATTGGGCTAACTGAAGCCGGTAAAATTTATTATCAGGGCTGCCGCCGGATGCTGCACGAAGCACAGGATGTTCATGAGCAGCTTTATGCTTTTAACAACACGCCTATCGGCACCCTGCGCATTGGCTGTTCTTCAACCATGGCACAAAATGTCCTCGCGGGATTGACCGCCACGATGCTGAAAGAGTATCCGGGATTGACGGTAAATCTGGTCACAGGCATCCCTGCTCCGGATTTAATTGCCGATGGTCTGGACGTGGTTATTCGCGTCGGCGCGTTGCAGGACTCCAGCCTGTTTTCACGTCGCCTTGGAGCCATGCCGATGGTGGTCTGCGCCGCTAAAAGCTATCTCGCGCAATTTGGCGTTCCGGAGAAACCCGCCGATCTCAGCAACCACTCGTGGCTGGAATACAGCGTGCGCCCGGATAATGAGTTCGAGCTTATCGCCCCGGAGGGGATCTCTACCCGCCTGATCCCTGAAGGACGCTTCGTGACTAACGATCCGATGACGCTGGTGCGCTGGCTGGCCGCTGGCGCGGGCATTGCCTATGTACCGCTGATGTGGGTGATCAATGAGATCAATCGTGGCGAAGTGGAGATCCTACTCCCTCGATATCAGTCGGATCCGCGTCCGGTCTATGCGCTGTATACCGAAAAAGACAAACTACCGCTCAAAGTTCAGGTGGTGATTAACTATCTGACAGACTATTTTGTCGATGTAGGGCAGTTGTTTCAGGGGATGTATGGTCGGGGGAAAGAGAAGGGATAA